The Gossypium hirsutum isolate 1008001.06 chromosome D06, Gossypium_hirsutum_v2.1, whole genome shotgun sequence genome contains the following window.
TATATACATTGTATGTATAGAGATATATGATTGACCTAATTCCTAGTTGCCATTGCTATGTTTTGTTCATATCTATCCATCTTTGCAGTCGTTGGATGCTATAACTTGGAGGACAAGGAATGGATATCAAAACAAGATCCTTATGTTTGTGTCGAATATGGAAGTGCTAAGTATAGGACTAGAACCTGCACTGGTatctttcttttctctatttacgAAACcgattttgaaatttatgttcgGATTTCGTtctttaaactaatttttttttggtttagatGGAGGGAAGAATCCTACTTTTCAGGAGAAATTCGTATTTACGCTTATCGAAGGCCTCAAGGAACTGAATGTGGTCGTTTGGAACAGCAACACGATCGTCGCCGATGATCACATCGGAACTGGAAGGTAAATGATCTAAATCTACAGTCCCCAAGAAAAAAACATTAACTTAATGTTCAAGGAACTGAGTTTGTCTTGCTTGTGTTGCAGGGTTCAACTCCATAAAGTCCTTTCCCAAGGTTTTGATGATTGTACTTGGCCACTTCAAAGTAAATATGGCAGGTTAGCTAAATAGGAAAGCTTGTATAATTCTCTTTTTTAGTAGAATCACATCTGTACTTATCTGTTTTACAATTTAAACCTAATCTAcgataaatttatttcaaaacagGCATGCTGGGGAAGTGAGGCTCATATTACATTACTCCAATGCCAAAGCCCCAGTAAGTTAATTACCTACTTACCAAGTTCCACATATTTGCAAAACTCCATCAATCCTGAATGTtgaatacatacatatatatatattatgtatattatgttaTATGGGTTAATTGTATGATAAGGAGTTTAAATTGGTCCCAAACTCCAAAACGTTTTAATTGAGTCTTTAATATATGGGTATCATATCAATTAGGTATTTTCTACTACTTTAGGCGTTAGATATTAGTTTTGATATAATATGAagtatatttaaaacatgtggattaaattttaaacagGTGTGAACCTATAATATAGACAAATTGGATCTGACatgttaaaaggaaaaaaaaattgctCTCATAAATTTGAATGAcactatttgtttttttttttttctaatacgtTTGATTATGTTGTCCATGCAACGGGTTTTAAATATGTTCTGGACGTCCAATTTTACTGCTATGTTGAAAGAAAGGTCTAATTGATATTACAATGATACTATAAGGACtcaataaaatgttttgaaaattaggtaccaatttagAATATGGATCATAGTTTGGAACATTTTGTGCAATtgaccttatatatatatacatgcatagctAACCAAGTAACCATGGTATTCAAATGTAGCAACCACAAAAATCAAAATGCAAGACAAAATCAATTGAAGAATATGTACCATCTGCACCTTTCAGCCAGGTCTCACCATATGGTTACCCACCAGCACCATCAGCAGCTCCTTACCCAACAATGTCATATGCAGCTCCATCTTATTACAAGTCATGTCCTACAGCAGCCCCTGCTGCTGTAGGTTACCCTCACCATGCCCCTCTTGCACCTTATCTACCACAAACAtacccaccaccaccaccacaggCCTCAACTTATTATCCACCAGGTACATTCTTATTGCTGCAtttatacacacacacacacacacacacacatatatatatatttatatattccatGTTTATCAATTGCTTGATCTGAACTTTTCTGATTGTCGGTGCAGCTCCGACCGGAATCTATCCTCCACCACCCTATTGAGCTATTTCAAGCACATAAAATTACTACATCAATAGAAGGTGCAACAATTCATTGTCTGAGCCATCAATAGAAGAAATTTTCATTGCATCGGATATGTGATCTGTATTTCAAACAACATTATGTCTTTTTTTCTTGATGAATTGGTTTCTTGTAATCTACTCTTCTCTGCAATttctatataataaaaaaaagtggtTCTCTCAAGTTGGTATTT
Protein-coding sequences here:
- the LOC107930573 gene encoding elicitor-responsive protein 3 is translated as MSIQGLPFEVTVVGCYNLEDKEWISKQDPYVCVEYGSAKYRTRTCTDGGKNPTFQEKFVFTLIEGLKELNVVVWNSNTIVADDHIGTGRVQLHKVLSQGFDDCTWPLQSKYGRHAGEVRLILHYSNAKAPQPQKSKCKTKSIEEYVPSAPFSQVSPYGYPPAPSAAPYPTMSYAAPSYYKSCPTAAPAAVGYPHHAPLAPYLPQTYPPPPPQASTYYPPAPTGIYPPPPY